From one Parambassis ranga chromosome 5, fParRan2.1, whole genome shotgun sequence genomic stretch:
- the LOC114436789 gene encoding ras-related protein rab7 isoform X4 — translation MRSHLNMSDEKDPVTLKIILIGNSGVGKSSFMNRYVYHRFTNMYRATIGTDFLSKTIDMDGDSVTLQIWDTAGTERFQSLGTPLYRGTHCCMLVFDVTSRTSFLALEEWRKEFLVQAEPQDPSDFPFIVLGNKCDLSGREVSHKKALQWCEETGAEYFEVSAKEDVNVEKPFMRAGQRGLQQYKKHTLENTGHFQITCKQPRETRNTCEC, via the exons ATGCGGTCACACCTGAACATGAGCGACGAAAAGGATCCTGTTACCCTGAAAATAATCCTCATAGGAAACTCCGG GGTGGGAAAATCCTCCTTCATGAACAGATATGTGTATCACCGCTTCACCAACATGTACAGGGCCACCATAGGAACGGACTTTCTCTCTAAAACAATAGACATGGATGGGGACTCAGTTACGCTGCAG atctgggacacagcaggcacagagAGGTTCCAGTCTCTGGGCACACCTCTGTATAGAGGAACTCACTGCTGCATGCTGGTGTTCGATGTCACATCCAGGACCAGTTTCTTGGCTCTGGAGGAATGGAGGAAGGAGTTTCTGGTCCAAGCGGAGCCACAGGATCCATCTGATTTCCCTTTTATTGTACTGGGCAACAAATGTGACCTGAGTGGCCGAGAG GTGTCCCACAAGAAAGCCCTGCAGTGGTGTGAGGAAACAGGAGCGGAGTACTTTGAAGTAAGCGCCAAAGAGGATGTGAACGTAGAGAAGCCATTTATGAGAGCTGGTCAAAGAGGCCTGCAACAG tacaaaaaacacacattggaAAATACAGGACATTTCCAGATAACCTGCAAACAGCCGAGAGAAACTCGCAACACCTGTGAGTGCTGA
- the LOC114436789 gene encoding ras-related protein rab7 isoform X3, which yields MRSHLNMSDEKDPVTLKIILIGNSGVGKSSFMNRYVYHRFTNMYRATIGTDFLSKTIDMDGDSVTLQIWDTAGTERFQSLGTPLYRGTHCCMLVFDVTSRTSFLALEEWRKEFLVQAEPQDPSDFPFIVLGNKCDLSGREVSHKKALQWCEETGAEYFEVSAKEDVNVEKPFMRAGQRGLQQIHYSLQYKKHTLENTGHFQITCKQPRETRNTCEC from the exons ATGCGGTCACACCTGAACATGAGCGACGAAAAGGATCCTGTTACCCTGAAAATAATCCTCATAGGAAACTCCGG GGTGGGAAAATCCTCCTTCATGAACAGATATGTGTATCACCGCTTCACCAACATGTACAGGGCCACCATAGGAACGGACTTTCTCTCTAAAACAATAGACATGGATGGGGACTCAGTTACGCTGCAG atctgggacacagcaggcacagagAGGTTCCAGTCTCTGGGCACACCTCTGTATAGAGGAACTCACTGCTGCATGCTGGTGTTCGATGTCACATCCAGGACCAGTTTCTTGGCTCTGGAGGAATGGAGGAAGGAGTTTCTGGTCCAAGCGGAGCCACAGGATCCATCTGATTTCCCTTTTATTGTACTGGGCAACAAATGTGACCTGAGTGGCCGAGAG GTGTCCCACAAGAAAGCCCTGCAGTGGTGTGAGGAAACAGGAGCGGAGTACTTTGAAGTAAGCGCCAAAGAGGATGTGAACGTAGAGAAGCCATTTATGAGAGCTGGTCAAAGAGGCCTGCAACAG ATACATTACTCCCTAcagtacaaaaaacacacattggaAAATACAGGACATTTCCAGATAACCTGCAAACAGCCGAGAGAAACTCGCAACACCTGTGAGTGCTGA
- the LOC114436789 gene encoding ras-related protein rab7 isoform X2: MRSHLNMSDEKDPVTLKIILIGNSGTVRLKLKSNGYSPKRKDVRKRKVGKSSFMNRYVYHRFTNMYRATIGTDFLSKTIDMDGDSVTLQIWDTAGTERFQSLGTPLYRGTHCCMLVFDVTSRTSFLALEEWRKEFLVQAEPQDPSDFPFIVLGNKCDLSGREVSHKKALQWCEETGAEYFEVSAKEDVNVEKPFMRAGQRGLQQYKKHTLENTGHFQITCKQPRETRNTCEC; this comes from the exons ATGCGGTCACACCTGAACATGAGCGACGAAAAGGATCCTGTTACCCTGAAAATAATCCTCATAGGAAACTCCGG TACTGTGAGACTAAAACTCAAATCTAATGGGTACAGTCCAAAGCGTAAGGACGTAAGAAAGAGAAA GGTGGGAAAATCCTCCTTCATGAACAGATATGTGTATCACCGCTTCACCAACATGTACAGGGCCACCATAGGAACGGACTTTCTCTCTAAAACAATAGACATGGATGGGGACTCAGTTACGCTGCAG atctgggacacagcaggcacagagAGGTTCCAGTCTCTGGGCACACCTCTGTATAGAGGAACTCACTGCTGCATGCTGGTGTTCGATGTCACATCCAGGACCAGTTTCTTGGCTCTGGAGGAATGGAGGAAGGAGTTTCTGGTCCAAGCGGAGCCACAGGATCCATCTGATTTCCCTTTTATTGTACTGGGCAACAAATGTGACCTGAGTGGCCGAGAG GTGTCCCACAAGAAAGCCCTGCAGTGGTGTGAGGAAACAGGAGCGGAGTACTTTGAAGTAAGCGCCAAAGAGGATGTGAACGTAGAGAAGCCATTTATGAGAGCTGGTCAAAGAGGCCTGCAACAG tacaaaaaacacacattggaAAATACAGGACATTTCCAGATAACCTGCAAACAGCCGAGAGAAACTCGCAACACCTGTGAGTGCTGA
- the LOC114436789 gene encoding ras-related protein rab7 isoform X1, which yields MRSHLNMSDEKDPVTLKIILIGNSGTVRLKLKSNGYSPKRKDVRKRKVGKSSFMNRYVYHRFTNMYRATIGTDFLSKTIDMDGDSVTLQIWDTAGTERFQSLGTPLYRGTHCCMLVFDVTSRTSFLALEEWRKEFLVQAEPQDPSDFPFIVLGNKCDLSGREVSHKKALQWCEETGAEYFEVSAKEDVNVEKPFMRAGQRGLQQIHYSLQYKKHTLENTGHFQITCKQPRETRNTCEC from the exons ATGCGGTCACACCTGAACATGAGCGACGAAAAGGATCCTGTTACCCTGAAAATAATCCTCATAGGAAACTCCGG TACTGTGAGACTAAAACTCAAATCTAATGGGTACAGTCCAAAGCGTAAGGACGTAAGAAAGAGAAA GGTGGGAAAATCCTCCTTCATGAACAGATATGTGTATCACCGCTTCACCAACATGTACAGGGCCACCATAGGAACGGACTTTCTCTCTAAAACAATAGACATGGATGGGGACTCAGTTACGCTGCAG atctgggacacagcaggcacagagAGGTTCCAGTCTCTGGGCACACCTCTGTATAGAGGAACTCACTGCTGCATGCTGGTGTTCGATGTCACATCCAGGACCAGTTTCTTGGCTCTGGAGGAATGGAGGAAGGAGTTTCTGGTCCAAGCGGAGCCACAGGATCCATCTGATTTCCCTTTTATTGTACTGGGCAACAAATGTGACCTGAGTGGCCGAGAG GTGTCCCACAAGAAAGCCCTGCAGTGGTGTGAGGAAACAGGAGCGGAGTACTTTGAAGTAAGCGCCAAAGAGGATGTGAACGTAGAGAAGCCATTTATGAGAGCTGGTCAAAGAGGCCTGCAACAG ATACATTACTCCCTAcagtacaaaaaacacacattggaAAATACAGGACATTTCCAGATAACCTGCAAACAGCCGAGAGAAACTCGCAACACCTGTGAGTGCTGA